A DNA window from Thalassospiraceae bacterium LMO-JJ14 contains the following coding sequences:
- the rpoC gene encoding DNA-directed RNA polymerase subunit beta' yields MNELSKIFGQQQGTQRFDQIRISIASPERILSWSFGEIKKPETINYRTFKPERDGLFCARIFGPVKDYECLCGKYKRMKYKGIICEKCGVEVTLQKVRRERMGHIELASPVAHIWFLKSLPSRIGLLLDMTLKDLERVLYFENYVVIEPGTTPLKMHELLTEEQYQNAMDEYGESEFTVGIGAEAMREMLIAIDLEEELEILKVDLKETGSEAKRKKFVKRLKLIEAFMESGARPEWMILTHIPVIPPELRPLVPLDGGRFATSDLNDLYRRVINRNNRLKRLIELRAPDIIIRNEKRMLQESVDALFDNGRRGRAITGANKRPLKSLSDMLKGKQGRFRQNLLGKRVDYSGRSVIVVGPELKLHQCGLPKKMALELFKPFIYAKLELYGRATTIKAAKKMVEKERPEVWDILEEVIREHPVLLNRAPTLHRLGIQAFEPVLIEGKAIQLHPLVCAAFNADFDGDQMAVHVPLSLEAQLEARVLMMSTNNILSPANGKPIIVPSQDIVLGLYYMTLDREGEKGEGMVFADVSEIQQALDSGSVSMHANVEARYHTVDEEGEPKVVRVKTTPGRMLLSEILPKNKMVPFSLINQLLTKREITNVIDEVYRHCGQKETVIFADRMMGLGFKHACRAGISFGKDDLIIPDSKVQLVGETEDKVKEYEQQYQDGLITQGEKYNKVVDAWSHCTDRVADEMMKEIQKIEAGKPINSVYMMAHSGARGSAAQMKQLAGMRGLMAKPSGEIIETPIISNFKEGLTVLEYFNSTHGARKGLADTALKTANSGYLTRRLVDVAQDCIILEEDCGTEGYITVHPVVEGGDVVSPLSERTLGRTTAEDVIHPISGEVIIKKNNIIEEPHCAIIEEAEVESIRIRSVLTCELTGGVCAACYGRDLARGTSVNMGEAVGVMAAQSIGEPGTQLTMRTFHIGGAVQRGTERSYIESVADAKVKLINCTTVKNSRGIQIVMSRNAELTLVDGKGRDRAKHRIPYGAQLMVKDGAKVTRGDKLAEWDPYTLPVITEREGIANYVDLQDGISLTERTDEATGISYKVVTDWKSQPKGSDLRPRITLRDKKGEVIALDTGHEARYFLSVDAILSVENGQEVHAGDVLARIPRESAKTRDITGGLPRVAELFEARRPKDHAIIAESEGRVEFGKDYKNKRRVIVQPVDDGQEATEYLVPKGRHLSVQEGDYVQIGDALMDGNPVPHDILRVLGVEALAEYLINEIQDVYRLQGVKINDKHIEVIVRQMLQKVEITSGGETTLLVGELVDKVEFDKINAKALEEGAKPAEATPVLQGITKASLQTQSFISAASFQETTRVLTEAAVSGKVDDLIGLKENVIVGRPIPAGTGSVMNGMREIAANRDAAVAKTLPPEEAAELLDAPVAADAD; encoded by the coding sequence ATGAACGAACTCTCGAAAATCTTCGGTCAACAGCAGGGGACGCAGCGTTTCGATCAGATCCGCATCTCGATCGCGTCGCCGGAACGTATTCTCAGCTGGTCCTTCGGTGAGATCAAAAAACCGGAAACCATCAACTACCGGACCTTCAAGCCGGAACGCGATGGCCTTTTCTGTGCCCGCATCTTCGGTCCGGTAAAAGATTACGAGTGCTTGTGCGGCAAGTACAAGCGGATGAAATACAAAGGCATCATCTGCGAAAAGTGCGGTGTCGAAGTCACACTGCAGAAAGTCCGCCGCGAACGCATGGGGCACATCGAACTGGCCTCGCCGGTTGCGCACATCTGGTTCCTGAAGTCGCTGCCGTCACGCATCGGACTTTTGCTCGACATGACGCTGAAGGATCTGGAACGGGTTCTGTATTTCGAGAACTACGTCGTCATTGAGCCGGGCACCACGCCGCTCAAGATGCACGAGCTGCTGACGGAAGAGCAGTACCAGAACGCCATGGACGAATATGGCGAGAGCGAATTTACCGTCGGTATCGGTGCCGAAGCGATGCGCGAAATGCTGATCGCGATCGATCTTGAGGAAGAGCTTGAAATTCTCAAGGTCGATCTCAAGGAAACCGGTTCGGAAGCCAAGCGCAAGAAATTCGTTAAGCGCCTGAAGCTGATCGAGGCATTCATGGAATCCGGCGCTCGTCCGGAATGGATGATCCTGACGCACATTCCGGTCATTCCGCCGGAACTGCGCCCGCTGGTGCCGCTCGACGGTGGCCGTTTTGCGACGTCGGATCTGAACGATCTGTATCGCCGCGTCATCAACCGTAACAACCGCCTCAAGCGTCTGATCGAACTACGTGCGCCTGATATCATCATCCGAAACGAAAAGCGGATGCTGCAGGAATCCGTCGATGCGCTGTTCGACAACGGCCGCCGTGGCCGTGCCATTACCGGCGCGAACAAGCGCCCGCTGAAGTCGCTTTCCGATATGCTGAAGGGCAAGCAAGGCCGGTTCCGTCAGAACCTGCTCGGCAAGCGCGTCGACTATTCGGGCCGTTCCGTGATCGTTGTCGGTCCGGAACTCAAGCTGCACCAGTGCGGCCTGCCGAAGAAGATGGCATTGGAACTGTTCAAGCCGTTTATCTATGCCAAGCTTGAACTCTATGGCCGCGCCACGACGATCAAAGCCGCCAAGAAGATGGTCGAAAAAGAACGTCCGGAGGTCTGGGATATCCTCGAAGAGGTGATCCGCGAACATCCGGTGCTTCTGAACCGTGCGCCGACGCTTCACCGTCTGGGCATCCAGGCGTTCGAGCCGGTTCTGATCGAAGGGAAAGCCATTCAGCTTCACCCGCTGGTCTGTGCCGCCTTTAACGCTGACTTTGACGGTGACCAGATGGCCGTGCACGTGCCGTTGTCGCTCGAAGCCCAGCTTGAAGCCCGCGTCCTGATGATGTCGACCAACAACATCCTCAGCCCGGCCAACGGCAAGCCGATCATCGTGCCGTCGCAGGATATCGTGCTTGGCCTGTACTACATGACGCTCGACCGTGAAGGCGAGAAGGGCGAGGGCATGGTGTTCGCCGACGTCAGCGAAATTCAGCAGGCGCTGGATTCCGGCTCTGTGTCGATGCATGCAAACGTCGAGGCGCGCTACCATACGGTCGATGAAGAGGGTGAGCCGAAAGTGGTGCGCGTAAAGACAACGCCGGGCCGCATGCTTCTCTCGGAAATTCTGCCGAAGAACAAAATGGTGCCGTTCTCGCTGATCAACCAGCTTTTAACCAAACGTGAAATCACCAACGTCATCGACGAGGTGTATCGTCACTGCGGTCAGAAGGAGACGGTAATCTTTGCCGACCGCATGATGGGCCTGGGCTTCAAGCATGCGTGCCGTGCTGGCATTTCGTTCGGTAAGGACGATCTGATTATTCCGGATTCCAAGGTTCAACTCGTCGGTGAGACCGAAGACAAGGTGAAGGAATACGAACAGCAGTATCAGGACGGTCTGATCACGCAGGGCGAGAAGTACAACAAGGTTGTTGATGCCTGGTCGCACTGTACGGACCGTGTTGCCGACGAGATGATGAAGGAAATTCAGAAGATCGAAGCTGGCAAGCCGATCAACTCGGTTTACATGATGGCGCACTCCGGTGCTCGTGGTTCGGCAGCGCAGATGAAGCAGCTGGCCGGGATGCGGGGCCTGATGGCCAAACCGTCGGGCGAGATCATCGAAACGCCGATCATCTCGAACTTTAAAGAAGGCCTGACCGTGCTCGAATACTTCAACTCGACGCACGGTGCCCGTAAGGGTCTGGCCGATACCGCGCTCAAGACGGCGAACTCGGGTTACCTGACCCGCCGTCTGGTCGATGTCGCGCAGGACTGCATTATTCTCGAAGAGGACTGCGGTACCGAGGGCTACATCACTGTGCATCCGGTTGTCGAAGGGGGCGATGTCGTATCGCCGCTGTCGGAACGGACGCTGGGCCGCACCACGGCAGAAGATGTGATCCACCCGATTTCCGGTGAAGTCATCATCAAGAAGAATAACATCATCGAAGAGCCGCATTGCGCCATCATCGAAGAAGCGGAAGTCGAAAGCATTCGCATCCGCTCGGTGCTCACGTGCGAACTGACCGGTGGTGTGTGCGCCGCTTGCTACGGCCGGGATCTTGCCCGTGGGACTTCGGTCAACATGGGTGAAGCGGTTGGTGTCATGGCGGCACAGTCGATCGGTGAGCCGGGTACACAGCTTACGATGCGGACGTTCCACATCGGCGGCGCCGTGCAGCGTGGCACCGAACGTTCGTACATCGAGTCGGTGGCGGACGCGAAGGTCAAGCTGATAAATTGCACGACCGTCAAGAACTCGCGCGGCATCCAGATCGTCATGAGCCGTAACGCCGAACTGACCCTGGTCGACGGTAAAGGCCGCGACCGTGCCAAGCACCGTATTCCTTATGGTGCGCAGCTCATGGTCAAGGACGGCGCAAAGGTTACACGCGGTGACAAGCTGGCCGAGTGGGATCCGTACACGTTGCCGGTGATCACCGAACGTGAAGGTATTGCTAACTACGTCGATCTGCAGGACGGCATCTCGCTGACCGAACGGACCGATGAAGCGACCGGGATTTCCTATAAGGTCGTTACGGACTGGAAATCGCAGCCGAAAGGTTCGGACCTGCGTCCGCGCATCACGCTGCGTGACAAGAAGGGTGAGGTCATCGCGCTCGATACCGGTCACGAAGCCCGTTACTTCCTCTCCGTCGACGCTATTCTCTCGGTCGAAAACGGTCAGGAAGTGCATGCCGGTGACGTGCTCGCACGTATTCCGCGTGAAAGCGCCAAGACCCGTGACATCACCGGTGGTCTGCCGCGTGTTGCGGAACTGTTCGAAGCACGCCGTCCGAAAGACCACGCGATCATCGCCGAGAGCGAAGGCCGCGTAGAATTCGGCAAGGACTACAAGAACAAGCGCCGTGTTATCGTGCAACCGGTTGACGATGGTCAGGAGGCAACGGAATATCTGGTGCCGAAAGGCCGTCACCTTTCGGTTCAGGAAGGCGACTATGTTCAGATCGGCGATGCGCTGATGGACGGTAACCCGGTGCCGCACGATATCCTGCGCGTTCTGGGTGTCGAGGCCCTGGCCGAATACCTGATCAACGAGATCCAGGACGTCTATCGTCTACAAGGCGTGAAGATCAACGACAAACACATCGAGGTGATCGTTCGCCAGATGCTGCAGAAGGTTGAGATCACGTCCGGTGGCGAGACCACGTTGCTGGTCGGCGAATTGGTCGACAAGGTCGAGTTCGACAAGATCAACGCCAAGGCACTGGAAGAAGGTGCCAAGCCGGCTGAAGCGACCCCGGTTCTTCAGGGGATCACCAAAGCAAGCTTGCAGACGCAGTCGTTCATATCGGCGGCGTCGTTCCAGGAGACAACGCGCGTGCTGACCGAAGCCGCCGTTTCCGGCAAGGTCGACGATCTGATCGGTCTCAAGGAAAACGTCATCGTCGGTCGTCCGATCCCTGCCGGGACCGGATCGGTTATGAACGGCATGCGCGAAATCGCTGCCAATCGCGATGCAGCGGTTGCCAAGACGCTGCCGCCGGAAGAAGCCGCCGAGCTTCTTGATGCACCTGTCGCAGCCGACGCCGACTAA
- a CDS encoding ABC transporter substrate-binding protein, which yields MKRSGMLAAAAVISGIVCSPPLAADAVKVGMITTLSGGGASLGIDIRDGFELALKQKGGKLGGVATELTVVDDARKVETAKQIATRMIKRDDVDVVTGIVWSNLAMAVVPSVTRAGKFYISPNAGPSALAGKQCHANYFNVAWQNDNLHEAMGQYLQDKGYKNVYLMAPNYPAGKDALAGFKRFYKGNVTAEVYTKLGQVDYAAEIANLRAAKPDAVFFFLPGGMGVNFVKQYAQSGLNKEVPLFGPAFSFDEGILKAVGEAAVGTFNTSQYSHDLDNAANKAFVKAFTEAYGRKPSLYASQGYDAAMLLDSAIAKVGGDVKDAGAFRAALKAADFNSVRGAFKFGPNHHPVQDVYVRKVVKDGAGVTNELVGKVFTAHADAYAKECKM from the coding sequence ATGAAACGCTCAGGTATGCTTGCCGCTGCAGCGGTAATCAGTGGGATCGTATGTTCGCCGCCATTGGCTGCTGACGCGGTAAAGGTCGGGATGATCACGACACTTTCAGGTGGCGGCGCATCGCTCGGCATCGATATACGCGATGGCTTTGAGTTGGCGCTCAAGCAAAAAGGCGGAAAGCTCGGTGGCGTAGCAACGGAGCTGACCGTCGTCGATGATGCGCGCAAGGTCGAAACGGCCAAGCAGATCGCAACACGCATGATCAAACGTGATGATGTGGATGTAGTGACCGGTATTGTCTGGTCCAACCTGGCAATGGCGGTTGTTCCCAGTGTCACCCGCGCCGGCAAGTTCTATATCAGCCCGAACGCGGGTCCTTCGGCACTTGCAGGCAAGCAGTGCCATGCGAACTATTTCAACGTCGCATGGCAGAACGATAATCTGCACGAAGCCATGGGTCAGTACCTGCAGGACAAGGGGTACAAGAACGTTTATCTGATGGCGCCTAATTATCCTGCGGGTAAGGATGCGCTGGCGGGATTCAAGCGTTTCTATAAGGGAAATGTTACTGCGGAAGTCTATACCAAGTTGGGTCAGGTCGATTATGCAGCCGAGATCGCCAACCTCCGCGCTGCCAAGCCGGATGCCGTATTTTTCTTCCTGCCGGGCGGCATGGGCGTCAACTTCGTCAAGCAGTACGCCCAGTCGGGTTTGAACAAGGAAGTGCCTCTGTTCGGGCCGGCGTTTTCTTTCGATGAGGGAATTTTGAAAGCCGTGGGTGAAGCTGCGGTCGGCACCTTCAATACGTCGCAGTATTCACATGACCTGGACAACGCGGCGAACAAGGCCTTCGTGAAGGCGTTCACGGAGGCTTATGGCCGCAAGCCGTCCCTGTATGCATCCCAGGGGTATGACGCAGCGATGCTGCTGGATAGCGCCATCGCCAAAGTCGGCGGCGACGTTAAAGATGCTGGTGCTTTTCGCGCAGCACTTAAGGCTGCCGATTTCAATTCCGTGCGTGGCGCCTTCAAGTTCGGCCCCAACCATCACCCTGTTCAGGATGTCTATGTTCGTAAAGTGGTGAAGGATGGCGCGGGCGTTACCAATGAACTGGTCGGCAAAGTCTTTACCGCGCATGCCGATGCATACGCCAAAGAATGCAAGATGTAA